In a single window of the bacterium genome:
- a CDS encoding class II D-tagatose-bisphosphate aldolase, non-catalytic subunit, with amino-acid sequence MSAVRTGDRLSRIVAEHKAGAARGIVSICSSHPAVLDAAARHAAAIGAPLLVESTSNQVNQDGGYTGMTPAAFAAFLTGIGRSAGLSGDRILLGADHLGPYPWRSLAAEEAMRRARILAAGCVETGYTKLHLDASMACAGDRDDRPSNTLVAERTADLCAAAEDAHRRLPEPAGALHYVIGSDVPAPGGETDGTAPPAVTAPEDVEEMLEITRRAFVRRGLDAAWERVIAVVVLPGVDFGAGAVHEYEPGAAARLSRCIAVHARLVFEAHSTDYQRPGSLRRLVEDHFAILKVGPALTFAFREAVFALAWMEREWLGGRPGAVLSDLPAVVDRAMVADPRHWAGYYHGTPDEIACARRYAYADRMRYYWPRPDVQAALDRLFENLIRRPPPLSLLSQFLPEQYAGVRDGRLGRDPREWVADRITAVLAPYTQACGMEREWPNA; translated from the coding sequence ATGAGCGCCGTCCGGACGGGCGACCGGCTGTCGCGGATCGTCGCGGAGCACAAAGCCGGCGCCGCGCGCGGGATCGTCTCGATCTGCTCGAGCCATCCCGCCGTGTTGGACGCGGCCGCGCGCCATGCCGCCGCGATCGGCGCGCCGCTGCTCGTCGAATCCACGTCCAACCAGGTCAATCAGGACGGCGGCTATACCGGCATGACGCCGGCCGCGTTCGCGGCGTTTCTGACGGGCATCGGACGATCCGCCGGCCTCAGCGGTGACCGGATCCTGCTCGGCGCCGACCACCTCGGGCCGTACCCGTGGCGATCCCTGGCGGCGGAGGAGGCGATGCGCCGCGCGCGCATCCTCGCGGCTGGCTGCGTCGAGACCGGCTACACGAAGCTCCACCTCGACGCCAGCATGGCGTGCGCCGGGGACCGTGACGATCGGCCGTCCAACACCCTCGTCGCGGAGCGCACGGCCGATCTCTGCGCCGCGGCCGAGGACGCGCACCGCCGCCTGCCGGAGCCGGCCGGCGCCCTCCACTACGTGATCGGATCCGACGTTCCGGCGCCCGGCGGCGAGACGGACGGCACGGCGCCGCCCGCGGTCACGGCGCCCGAGGACGTGGAGGAGATGCTCGAGATCACCCGCCGCGCCTTCGTCCGGCGCGGCCTGGACGCGGCATGGGAGCGCGTGATCGCGGTGGTGGTGCTGCCCGGCGTGGACTTCGGCGCCGGCGCCGTGCACGAGTACGAGCCCGGCGCGGCCGCGCGACTCTCGCGCTGCATCGCCGTCCACGCGCGGCTCGTGTTCGAGGCGCATTCCACCGATTACCAGCGGCCGGGGTCGCTGCGGCGGCTGGTCGAGGACCATTTCGCCATCCTGAAGGTCGGTCCGGCGCTGACGTTTGCGTTCCGGGAGGCGGTGTTCGCCCTGGCGTGGATGGAGCGGGAATGGCTGGGGGGCCGTCCCGGTGCCGTGCTGTCCGATCTGCCGGCGGTCGTGGACCGTGCGATGGTCGCCGATCCGCGGCACTGGGCCGGCTACTATCACGGAACGCCCGACGAGATCGCCTGCGCCCGCCGTTATGCGTATGCCGACCGCATGCGCTACTATTGGCCGCGACCCGACGTGCAGGCGGCCCTCGATCGTCTCTTCGAAAACCTCATTCGCCGCCCGCCGCCGCTTTCGCTGCTCAGCCAGTTCTTGCCGGAGCAGTATGCCGGCGTCCGCGACGGCCGGTTGGGCCGCGACCCGCGGGAGTGGGTCGCCGACCGCATCACCGCCGTGTTGGCCCCGTACACACAGGCCTGCGGCATGGAAAGGGAGTGGCCGAACGCGTGA
- a CDS encoding SIS domain-containing protein: MSAASEYHAGISAIVARVGAEQRPAIERVGAAIAGTVARGALLHIFGSGHSHMAAEEIFHRAGGLCCINAIIDPALSGHGPFSMYLERLEGYVPTVLAQYDLRAGEHLIVVSNSGINAAPVEAAIYGKTRRLVVTALTSLEHSRDVPSRHSSGKRLFEVADHVIDTCGPRGDALLAIDGVPERVGGTSTVTTAIIVNMLVATVIERLVAAGVHPPVRVSANVPEGAGGNEARCAALEERIKRQPAYASR; encoded by the coding sequence GTGAGCGCCGCCAGCGAGTACCATGCCGGCATCTCCGCGATCGTCGCCCGCGTCGGCGCGGAACAGCGTCCCGCGATCGAGCGGGTGGGGGCCGCGATCGCGGGCACGGTAGCCCGGGGCGCCCTCCTGCACATCTTCGGCTCCGGGCACTCGCACATGGCCGCGGAGGAGATCTTTCACCGGGCCGGCGGCCTCTGCTGCATCAACGCGATCATCGACCCCGCGCTCTCCGGCCACGGGCCCTTCAGCATGTATCTGGAGCGGCTCGAAGGCTACGTGCCGACCGTGCTCGCGCAGTACGACCTTCGGGCCGGCGAGCACCTCATCGTGGTCTCGAATTCGGGCATCAACGCCGCCCCGGTCGAGGCCGCGATCTACGGGAAGACGCGCAGGCTCGTCGTGACCGCGCTGACGTCGCTCGAGCACTCCCGCGACGTGCCGTCGCGCCACTCCAGCGGGAAGCGGCTCTTCGAGGTCGCCGACCACGTCATCGACACCTGCGGGCCGCGCGGGGACGCGCTGCTGGCGATCGACGGGGTGCCCGAGCGCGTGGGCGGCACGTCGACGGTCACGACCGCGATCATCGTGAACATGCTGGTTGCGACCGTGATCGAACGGCTGGTCGCCGCGGGCGTGCATCCGCCGGTGCGCGTCAGCGCCAACGTCCCCGAGGGCGCCGGCGGCAACGAGGCCCGCTGCGCGGCGTTGGAGGAGCGAATCAAGCGGCAGCCGGCCTACGCGTCCCGCTGA